Proteins co-encoded in one Paraburkholderia edwinii genomic window:
- a CDS encoding DUF2818 family protein, whose protein sequence is MSTSGLFILALAISLASLPFAVNRFFDYIPLRSGKRLLIWIVESALMYVFLAIIAYRLVSHGGVKRSRRRRRDRHAREIRPSDRLSAAGRACSAHRRRADLKTGARGL, encoded by the coding sequence ATGTCAACTTCTGGTCTGTTTATCCTCGCATTGGCTATTTCTCTCGCCAGCCTTCCATTCGCCGTAAACAGGTTTTTCGACTATATACCCCTTCGATCAGGTAAGAGACTTCTGATCTGGATAGTGGAATCGGCCCTGATGTATGTGTTTCTGGCCATTATCGCTTACCGGCTCGTGTCGCATGGGGGTGTGAAACGCTCCCGTCGTCGACGACGAGACAGACATGCGCGTGAGATCCGGCCATCGGATCGCTTGTCGGCTGCCGGGCGCGCGTGCAGCGCGCATAGGCGTCGGGCGGACCTCAAAACCGGAGCGCGAGGTCTATAG
- a CDS encoding NADP-dependent oxidoreductase, with protein MKAIVVTEQSAGTAGMTLAERPEPEAALLDVVVQVYASGFTSGELTWPSTWTDRLGRDRTPVIPGQELAGVVHSLGYGTTGLSVGQRVFGLADSHRGGTLAEYVAIEARNLAPLPGDVDFSVGAGVAMPGLTAWQGLFDHGQLQAGLSVLVHGAAGAVGSMVSQLARERGAYVIGTGRAADRDKAIEFGAQEFVDLENDVLEDVGGVHLVFDVIGGEIGKRSASLIRAGGTLICVAGPPEARPAEGRAIDFVVVPNRAQLGEIAQRVRDGRLRANIANIATLDNAVAAFNPTTRIKGKTIIRVRP; from the coding sequence ATGAAGGCAATCGTCGTGACGGAGCAGAGCGCCGGAACGGCCGGGATGACGCTGGCGGAGCGGCCCGAGCCGGAGGCGGCGCTGCTCGACGTGGTGGTTCAGGTTTACGCATCGGGATTTACCTCCGGTGAACTAACGTGGCCGTCAACCTGGACCGATCGCCTCGGCCGTGACCGAACGCCGGTCATTCCCGGTCAGGAGCTGGCCGGCGTGGTCCATTCGCTCGGCTATGGCACGACGGGCCTGTCGGTCGGACAGCGCGTGTTTGGCCTTGCCGACAGCCATCGTGGCGGCACCCTGGCTGAGTATGTTGCGATCGAGGCGCGCAACCTCGCGCCGCTGCCGGGCGATGTCGACTTCAGCGTCGGCGCGGGCGTGGCGATGCCGGGCTTGACGGCCTGGCAGGGACTGTTTGACCACGGTCAACTGCAAGCGGGACTGAGCGTTCTCGTGCATGGCGCCGCCGGCGCGGTCGGTTCGATGGTGTCCCAGCTCGCGCGTGAGCGTGGCGCCTATGTCATCGGCACAGGTCGCGCGGCTGACCGGGATAAGGCGATCGAGTTCGGCGCGCAGGAATTCGTCGATCTCGAGAACGACGTGCTCGAAGACGTGGGCGGAGTTCATCTGGTTTTCGATGTTATCGGCGGCGAAATCGGCAAGCGGTCTGCGAGCCTGATTCGGGCTGGCGGAACGCTGATATGCGTCGCCGGGCCGCCCGAGGCGCGACCCGCGGAGGGCCGGGCGATCGACTTTGTGGTCGTGCCCAATCGCGCCCAACTGGGTGAGATCGCCCAGCGGGTGCGGGACGGCAGGCTGCGCGCGAACATCGCCAACATTGCGACGCTTGACAACGCCGTAGCCGCTTTTAACCCGACCACACGGATCAAGGGCAAGACGATCATTCGCGTTCGTCCGTGA
- a CDS encoding nitroreductase family protein, whose protein sequence is MKSETTLTNGVIECILSRTAAKYYDTSATLSDEVIRDLVRIGTTAPTSFHLQNWRFIAVRSREAKARLRPIAWDQPATTEAAVTFIVCGQLVETSVIPERLAPLVAAGVMPASMVPDWEIPARDLYMAFPQRRRDEAVRSATFGAAAMIYAARSLGLGSTPMIGFDADAVHREFGLADDEVPVMLLSVGPERAGNWAQKPRRPVADVLDLV, encoded by the coding sequence ATGAAAAGCGAGACCACCCTGACCAATGGCGTCATCGAATGTATCTTGAGCCGGACCGCCGCCAAGTACTACGACACTTCCGCCACCCTGAGCGACGAAGTCATCCGCGATCTGGTGCGAATCGGCACCACCGCGCCGACCTCCTTCCACTTGCAGAACTGGCGTTTCATCGCCGTGCGCTCGCGTGAAGCCAAGGCGCGGTTGCGGCCGATCGCCTGGGATCAGCCGGCGACCACCGAAGCGGCCGTGACGTTCATCGTCTGTGGCCAGCTGGTCGAGACGAGTGTGATTCCCGAGCGTCTGGCGCCGCTGGTGGCAGCGGGCGTGATGCCGGCAAGCATGGTGCCGGATTGGGAAATCCCCGCGCGCGATCTGTATATGGCGTTCCCGCAGCGCCGGCGCGACGAGGCAGTTCGTAGCGCGACCTTCGGCGCGGCGGCGATGATCTATGCGGCCCGCTCGTTAGGCCTGGGGTCGACGCCGATGATCGGCTTCGATGCCGATGCGGTGCATCGCGAGTTCGGACTCGCTGACGACGAAGTGCCGGTCATGCTGTTGTCGGTCGGACCGGAACGTGCCGGGAATTGGGCGCAGAAGCCGCGCCGTCCGGTGGCCGATGTGCTGGATCTCGTATAG
- a CDS encoding carboxymuconolactone decarboxylase family protein, translating into MSRAAAPTPEQVPADSKPTLDAFTKNIGFTPTMMAIFAQSPIAFNSWATLLGSLSKALDVKTRDSIGLAVSEVNGCNYCLTVHSFTAEHMARLPADEIILARKGHATDPKRDAAVQFARKVIETRGKVSDADLKAVRDAGYTDANVMEIIALVAQYSLTNFFNNVFDPEKDFPAVAPAGSI; encoded by the coding sequence ATGTCCAGAGCTGCAGCGCCAACGCCGGAACAAGTGCCGGCCGATTCGAAGCCGACGCTCGATGCGTTCACCAAAAACATCGGGTTCACCCCGACCATGATGGCGATATTCGCGCAGAGCCCGATCGCGTTCAACTCATGGGCCACGTTGCTCGGCTCCCTGAGCAAGGCGCTCGACGTGAAGACGCGCGACAGCATCGGTCTCGCGGTCTCGGAAGTGAACGGCTGCAACTACTGCCTGACGGTTCACAGCTTTACGGCCGAGCATATGGCCCGTCTTCCGGCCGATGAAATCATTCTTGCGCGGAAGGGCCATGCCACCGATCCAAAGCGCGACGCCGCGGTGCAGTTTGCGCGCAAAGTCATCGAGACGCGCGGCAAGGTCAGTGACGCCGATCTGAAGGCGGTCCGCGATGCGGGCTACACCGATGCGAATGTCATGGAGATCATCGCGCTGGTGGCCCAGTACTCGCTGACGAACTTTTTCAACAACGTGTTCGATCCCGAGAAGGACTTTCCCGCCGTGGCGCCGGCCGGTTCGATCTGA
- a CDS encoding GNAT family N-acetyltransferase yields the protein MQSVKIKAPDNNDFDIWLPLWKGYQQFYKVDIPESVTLKTWARFLDPVEPVHATLAFAGDQALGLAHSIYHRSTWTAGDVCYLQDLFVSPDARGGGIGRALIEHVYADAQRRGASRVHWLTHESNHSAMQLYGSLADRSGFIQYRKRFA from the coding sequence ATGCAATCAGTCAAGATAAAAGCCCCTGACAACAACGATTTCGATATTTGGCTTCCACTGTGGAAGGGCTATCAGCAATTCTACAAAGTGGACATTCCCGAATCCGTGACGCTCAAGACCTGGGCGCGCTTCCTTGACCCGGTCGAGCCCGTGCATGCGACGCTCGCCTTCGCGGGCGATCAGGCATTGGGATTAGCGCATTCGATTTACCATCGGTCGACCTGGACGGCGGGCGACGTCTGCTATCTGCAGGACCTGTTCGTTTCGCCGGATGCGCGAGGCGGCGGCATCGGGCGCGCACTGATCGAACACGTCTACGCCGATGCCCAACGTCGTGGAGCGTCTCGCGTACATTGGTTGACACACGAATCGAACCATTCCGCCATGCAGCTTTACGGCAGCCTCGCTGATCGCTCCGGTTTTATCCAGTACCGAAAGCGTTTTGCCTGA
- a CDS encoding AraC family transcriptional regulator encodes MSQVDWLSHLLQMITITGRLEVRCTYGAPWRVAWPQSARHEIPYHVVLKGRAIIEDPTEKTARELVGGDIVLLPHGVAHVLHDGSGHTPGLTYERRGSAGLTFSQNDGPGERLDMLCGRFFIEPPHDRLIRSYLPTNLVVRAMDAYGDEGASSASNCLAVLVGLMRVESASDKLGGYAILNALSSALFTLVLRAASESEQAPAGLLALAGHPRLAPAIAAMIADPARPWNLPELADLCSMSRATFMRHFQDKLGFSAVELLTDIRMSRAANELKKPGVSTEAVAESVGYRSVSAFGRVFTEWTGMRPGRWRRLAREVSNGSK; translated from the coding sequence ATGTCTCAAGTTGACTGGCTAAGCCATCTGCTGCAAATGATCACCATCACCGGCCGGCTGGAGGTTCGCTGCACGTACGGTGCGCCCTGGCGCGTGGCCTGGCCTCAATCCGCGCGCCACGAGATTCCATATCACGTCGTGCTCAAGGGCAGGGCCATTATCGAGGACCCGACGGAGAAGACGGCCAGGGAGCTCGTGGGCGGTGACATCGTGCTGCTGCCGCACGGTGTGGCACACGTGCTGCACGACGGCAGCGGACATACGCCGGGGCTGACCTACGAACGCAGAGGTTCCGCCGGATTGACCTTCAGCCAGAATGACGGCCCGGGCGAACGCCTCGACATGTTGTGCGGGCGCTTTTTCATTGAGCCGCCTCATGATCGGCTGATTCGCAGTTACCTGCCCACGAACCTGGTAGTACGGGCGATGGACGCTTATGGTGACGAGGGCGCCTCATCCGCTTCGAACTGCCTGGCCGTTCTCGTGGGACTGATGCGCGTGGAGTCCGCCAGTGACAAACTGGGTGGCTACGCCATACTGAACGCGCTGAGTTCGGCGCTGTTTACGCTTGTGCTGCGTGCAGCGAGCGAATCCGAGCAGGCCCCGGCGGGCTTGTTGGCGCTCGCCGGCCATCCGCGGCTGGCGCCGGCCATCGCCGCGATGATCGCTGACCCGGCGCGGCCCTGGAACCTGCCCGAGCTAGCCGACTTATGCAGCATGTCACGCGCCACCTTCATGCGGCACTTTCAAGACAAGCTGGGTTTTTCGGCCGTCGAGTTGCTGACTGACATACGGATGAGCCGGGCCGCGAACGAACTGAAGAAGCCAGGCGTGTCCACCGAGGCTGTCGCCGAATCAGTAGGATACCGATCCGTCTCCGCATTCGGACGAGTATTTACCGAGTGGACGGGTATGAGGCCAGGACGATGGCGCCGTCTCGCGCGCGAGGTCAGTAACGGAAGCAAATAA
- a CDS encoding carboxymuconolactone decarboxylase family protein, with amino-acid sequence MSRISVPAIESATGATADIYTRVKKISGGRVPNTYAALGHLVPQSLAAVLDAQAALASSGLSRQEFETIKLLISAKTGCDVCVAAHSFVGKMTGLPVDALRAIREGRATGDAKRDALVRFVSHLHTTSGTISEEEFAAIRAAGYTDVQLAAISLTMALGIFTNTFNRINSTDVDFPSVE; translated from the coding sequence ATGAGCCGAATTTCTGTTCCCGCCATCGAGTCCGCCACCGGCGCCACCGCTGATATCTACACGCGAGTCAAGAAGATTTCCGGTGGCCGCGTTCCGAACACGTACGCTGCGTTGGGCCATCTTGTACCGCAGTCTCTTGCCGCGGTGCTCGATGCCCAGGCCGCATTAGCTTCGAGCGGCTTGAGCCGCCAGGAATTCGAAACCATCAAGCTGTTGATCAGCGCAAAGACCGGTTGCGATGTTTGCGTGGCCGCGCACAGCTTCGTGGGCAAGATGACCGGCCTGCCGGTCGATGCTTTGCGTGCCATTCGCGAGGGGCGAGCCACGGGTGATGCCAAACGGGATGCTCTCGTGCGTTTCGTGTCCCATCTGCATACCACCAGCGGCACGATCAGCGAGGAAGAGTTCGCCGCGATCCGCGCGGCGGGCTATACCGACGTCCAGTTGGCGGCGATCTCGCTGACCATGGCGCTCGGTATCTTCACCAATACCTTCAATCGTATCAACAGCACCGACGTCGACTTCCCGTCGGTCGAGTGA